The following coding sequences lie in one Arachis ipaensis cultivar K30076 chromosome B05, Araip1.1, whole genome shotgun sequence genomic window:
- the LOC107640110 gene encoding anthocyanidin 3-O-glucosyltransferase 5-like, which produces MENQRHMVLLSSPGLGHLIPVIELGKRFVFHHNLKITIIAFTSHTSHAEKHVLKTATSCGFMDIVEIPPPDISSVIDPDAAVVTRLCVMMREGVPAIRDALSKLAGTATVRPSALIVDIFGTEALGVAEELKMRKYVFVASHAWFLSLLIYAPTLDKQVQGQYVDQKEPFQIPGCTPLRPEDVVDPMLDRNDKQYQEYLGFCNGIPKGEVTLYRALYSLQLL; this is translated from the coding sequence ATGGAGAATCAACGGCACATGGTGTTACTTTCAAGTCCAGGGCTTGGCCATCTCATACCAGTCATCGAACTGGGAAAACGATTCGTCTTCCACCACAACCTCAAAATCACCATCATCGCCTTCACTTCGCATACATCACATGCTGAAAAACACGTCCTCAAGACTGCCACGTCCTGCGGTTTCATGGACATCGTAGAAATCCCCCCGCCGGACATATCCTCCGTCATCGACCCCGACGCCGCCGTCGTCACCCGCCTCTGTGTCATGATGCGTGAAGGCGTCCCTGCCATCCGTGACGCTCTTTCCAAGCTGGCAGGCACGGCCACGGTGCGACCTTCGGCACTCATCGTAGACATATTTGGAACGGAGGCTCTTGGTGTTGCAGAAGAATTGAAGATGCGTAAGTACGTGTTCGTGGCTTCCCATGCTTGGTTCCTTTCCTTGTTGATATACGCTCCAACTCTTGACAAACAAGTTCAGGGTCAATATGTTGACCAGAAAGAACCATTCCAGATCCCCGGTTGCACTCCGCTTCGACCCGAAGACGTGGTTGACCCCATGTTGGACAGAAATGACAAGCAGTACCAAGAATACCTAGGTTTTTGCAACGGAATACCCAAAGGTGAAGTGACACTATACCGTGCATTATATTCTCTACAATTGTTATGA
- the LOC107640112 gene encoding anthocyanidin 3-O-glucosyltransferase 5-like yields the protein MENQQHMVLLSSPGLGHLIPIIELGKRFVFHHNLKITIIAFTSHTSHAEKRVLKTATSGGFIDIVEIPPPDISSVIDPDAAIVTRLCVMMREGVPAIRDALSKLAGTATVRPSTLIIDIFGMEALGVAEELKMRKYVFVASHAWFLSLLIYAPTLDKQVQGQYADQKEPFQIPGCTPLRPEDVVDTMLDRNDKQLDIWTLISLKDVKRNLCFAGFQSKTKAAFCRMQDCMFDTCR from the exons ATGGAGAATCAGCAGCACATGGTGTTACTTTCAAGTCCAGGGCTTGGCCATCTCATACCAATCATCGAACTGGGAAAACGATTCGTCTTCCACCACAACCTCAAAATCACCATCATCGCCTTCACTTCGCATACATCACATGCTGAAAAACGCGTCCTCAAGACTGCCACGTCCGGCGGTTTCATCGACATCGTAGAAATCCCCCCGCCGGACATATCCTCCGTCATCGACCCCGACGCCGCCATCGTCACCCGCCTCTGTGTCATGATGCGTGAAGGCGTCCCTGCCATCCGTGACGCTCTTTCCAAGCTGGCAGGCACGGCCACGGTGCGACCTTCGACACTCATCATAGACATATTTGGGATGGAGGCTCTTGGTGTTGCAGAAGAATTGAAGATGCGTAAGTACGTGTTCGTGGCTTCCCATGCTTGGTTCCTTTCCTTGTTGATATACGCTCCAACTCTTGACAAACAAGTTCAGGGTCAATATGCTGACCAGAAAGAACCATTCCAGATCCCCGGTTGCACTCCGCTTCGACCCGAAGACGTGGTTGACACCATGTTGGACCGAAATGACAAGCA ATTAGATATTTGGACTTTGATCTCCTTGAAAGACGTCAAACGCAACTTGTGTTTTGCCGGTTTTCAGAGCAAAACGAAAGCTGCATTTTGCAGGATGCAAGATTGCATGTTCGACACGTGTAGATGA